The Acidobacteriaceae bacterium nucleotide sequence ACGGGCTTTTTCCGTCCCAATACGACATTCATTTTCCGTGACATTTTTTCAGATACAGGCGTATGCTCACTGCGCTTCACGGCCCAGCCTACCTCACGCGCTGAAAACAAAAGGCGCGCCGGTATCCCGGACCAGAATTCGTTCTGTGGGGATGACTCCGATGCAAACGCTCGCACTCACGCTTTGGGGACTATCAGTGGCAGCCTTTGTTGCGCTGATGGTCTATCGCGCAAACCTTACCAATCACGAAACCGACCAGCTCTTTCTCTCCTCGGATGGCAGCACCGACTTCCGCGAACAGGAACAAACCGACATCGTTCGCCGCGTCGAACGTCTGAAGCCGTACTGCCAGGGCGCTGGAGGCGCTGCGGCCCTCACCACCATCGCTGTCGTTGGTCTCGCTGTCGCCAACGTCGTCCATCAGCTCTAAAACAAAACGCTCACTCAAACGTCGAAGGCCCGCTCCAGTGATGGAGCGGGCCTTCGGCGTTGCAACGATGCAGATTATGCGTTGTAGGTAGAGGAAGCGACGCGACCACCACGGCCGGTCCAGTTCGTGTGGAAGAACTCGCCGCGGGGCTTGTCCGTGCGCTCGTAGGTGTGAGCACCGAAGAAGTCGCGCTGCGCCTGCAGCAGGTTCGCCGGAAGCTTCTCCGAACGGTAACCGTCGTAGAACGCGAGCGCCGTCGAGAACGCCGGCGTGGGAACGCCTGCTTCAATTGCCGCCACCAGCGCTTTGCGCCAGCTTGCCTGGTACTTGTTCAGCACGCCTGCAAACCAGTCATCCATGAGCAGGTTTTCGAGGTTCGGGTTCGCGTCATACGCGTCCTTGATCTTGCCGAGGAAGGCCGAGCGGATGATGCAGCCACCACGCCACATCAGCGCAATGCCACCCATGTTCAGGTTCCAGCCCATCTCCTTGGCCGACTCACGCAGCAGCATGTAGCCCTGCGCGTAGCTGATGAGCTTCGAGCAGAACAGTGCACGACGAACGTTCTCGACGAACTCCGCCTTATCGCCAGATTGCTTTACGGTCTGCGGACCTTCCAGCACCTTCGACGCCTTCACACGCTCGTCCTTGATCGCCGACAGGCAGCGCGCAAAGACGCTCTCGCCGATCAACGTTACGGGCATACCGAGGTCGAGCGCAGAGATTGCCGTCCACTTGCCCGTGCCCTTCTGCCCTGCGGTGTCGAGGATCTTGTCTACGAGCGGCGTGCCGTCCTCATCCTTCTTCGCGAAGATGATCGAAGAGATCTCGATCAGGAAGCTGTCCAGCTCGCCCTTGTTCCACTCGGTGAAGATGTCGGCAAACTCGTCGGCCGTGATGCCGTAGCCATCGCGCAGAAGCTGGTAGGCCTCGCAGATGAGCTGCATGTCGCCGTACTCGATGCCGTTGTGCACCATCTTCACGTAGTGGCCTGCGCCACCTTCGCCAACCCAGTCGCAGCACGGGGTTCCGCCTTCCACCTTGGCGGCAATCGCCTGGAAGATAGGCTTCACCGCGGGCCACGCGGCAGGGTCGCCACCGGGCATGATCGACGGGCCGAAACGAGCACCTTCTTCGCCACCCGAAACGCCGGTGCCGATGTAATGAATGCCCTTCGCCGCAAGTTCCTTCGTGCGACGTTCGGAATCCGTGTAGAGCGAGTTGCCGCCGTCGATGACGATGTCGCCCTTTTCCAAATGCGGCAGAATCTGGTCAATCGTATCGTCGACCACCTTGCCTGCCTTCACCATGATCATCACGCGGCGCGGGCTCTTCAGCTTCGAGCACATCTCTGCAATCGAGTGCGAGCCTTCCACGGCTGTGCCCTTTGCTTCCTGCGCCAGAAACTCATCGACCTTCGAGGTCGTACGGTTGAACACGCACACCTTAAAGCCGTGGTCGTTCATGTTCAGTACGAGGTTCTGTCCCATTACGGCCAGGCCGATCAGGCCAATATCACACGTTGCTTCTGCCATCTTTGTCATCTCCCAAGGACAACGCTCCACGCTCGCACAGGACGAGTCATGAGCGCTGTCAAAGCGTTCAATTTCGGTTCGCCAAACAGGTTGGAATACCGGTATGAGCTGGAAGCCTACCTGTCAGACTGATTGTTGGGCAAGCCCCTGCGACGAAAACATCGAGCCTTCGCCAGCGAGCGACCAACCTACGCGCACGAGGGAATGGATGTAAAGCAGAAAAGACCATGCTGTTATCGATAACCGAATGAATGCATCAAATCTGCTTATGAGGCCGATAAACAGGCATCGCAACGCGATATTTCGGGGTGTTTTCAAGCTGTTGACGAACAGACTTTACGCAGACGCCGCTCGATAACGGCCCATCTCTTTCACCATGCTGCTCACGCGCCGAAGCGACTCGATAGCCGCCTCTGCAATGGCAGGCGAAGCGAAGCGGAAGTCGACGTGGAAGACATACTCCCAGGGCTTGCCGGGGACGGGGCGGGACTCGATCTTGGTGAGGTCGGCTCCGGCTGAGGCGAGGCCTTCGAGGGCCGAGACCAGCGACCCCGGCTTGTGTTCAATCGAGAAGGCAACGGTAGCCTTGTTCGCTTCGCCATCACTAGACGGAGCGTCTGCCGCACGGCGCACCAGGTGGAAGCGCGTGTGGTTTTCGCGATGGTCTTCGATGCCAGGAACCAGGATCTCCGCACCGTAGACCTCTGCCGCCAGCACAGGGGCGACAGCCGCGGTGTCGCGAAGGCCCTGCTCCATCAAATGCTTTACGCTGCCTGCGGTGTCATAGAACGAAGCAGCACGCACGCCCTTCTGCGCGGCGAGAAAGTGGCGGCACTGCGATAGAGCTACGGGGTGCGACAGGATGGTGCGAATCTCTGCAAGCTGCACGCCTGGAGCGGCGATCAGATTGTGCACGATGCGCATGGAGCT carries:
- a CDS encoding prephenate dehydratase domain-containing protein, which produces MRTQTEMMQDKMQRIAIQGEFGSNSHMATLAMLGQVDVVPCEVSADVVRAVLAGEVDAAVLPIENSLHGSVAEHYDLLLANPLRLDRESSMRIVHNLIAAPGVQLAEIRTILSHPVALSQCRHFLAAQKGVRAASFYDTAGSVKHLMEQGLRDTAAVAPVLAAEVYGAEILVPGIEDHRENHTRFHLVRRAADAPSSDGEANKATVAFSIEHKPGSLVSALEGLASAGADLTKIESRPVPGKPWEYVFHVDFRFASPAIAEAAIESLRRVSSMVKEMGRYRAASA
- the gnd gene encoding decarboxylating NADP(+)-dependent phosphogluconate dehydrogenase yields the protein MAEATCDIGLIGLAVMGQNLVLNMNDHGFKVCVFNRTTSKVDEFLAQEAKGTAVEGSHSIAEMCSKLKSPRRVMIMVKAGKVVDDTIDQILPHLEKGDIVIDGGNSLYTDSERRTKELAAKGIHYIGTGVSGGEEGARFGPSIMPGGDPAAWPAVKPIFQAIAAKVEGGTPCCDWVGEGGAGHYVKMVHNGIEYGDMQLICEAYQLLRDGYGITADEFADIFTEWNKGELDSFLIEISSIIFAKKDEDGTPLVDKILDTAGQKGTGKWTAISALDLGMPVTLIGESVFARCLSAIKDERVKASKVLEGPQTVKQSGDKAEFVENVRRALFCSKLISYAQGYMLLRESAKEMGWNLNMGGIALMWRGGCIIRSAFLGKIKDAYDANPNLENLLMDDWFAGVLNKYQASWRKALVAAIEAGVPTPAFSTALAFYDGYRSEKLPANLLQAQRDFFGAHTYERTDKPRGEFFHTNWTGRGGRVASSTYNA